Proteins encoded by one window of Chrysemys picta bellii isolate R12L10 chromosome 10, ASM1138683v2, whole genome shotgun sequence:
- the CHRNA3 gene encoding neuronal acetylcholine receptor subunit alpha-3: protein MGSTFALFLAAAVFFFFKGCSCSEAEHRLFAALFANYNQFIRPVANVSDPAIIQFEVSMSQLVKVDEVNQIMETNLWLKHIWNDYKLKWNPEEYGGAEFIRVPSDRIWKPDIVLYNNAVGDFQVDDKTKALLKYTGEVTWIPPAIFKSSCKIDVTYFPFDYQNCTMKFGSWSYDKAKIDLVLIGSTMNLKDYWESGEWAIIKAPGYKHDIKYNCCEEIYPDITYSLYIRRLPLFYTINMIIPCLLISFLTVLVFYLPSDCGEKVTLCISVLLSLTVFLLVITETIPSTSLVIPLIGEYLLFTMIFVTLSIVITVFVLNVHYRTPKTHTMPEWVKTIFLNLLPKIMFMTRPASDEENNQKPKPLYSAELSDLNCFSSSETKCCKDGFICQDITCSCCQYQRIKFSDFSGNLTRSTSYDSVDALLSFSVLSPEMRDAIESVKYIAENMKMQNEAKEIQDDWKYVAMVIDRIFLWVFILVCILGTAGLFLQPLMAGDEM from the exons ATGGGGAGCACATTCGCTCTATTTCTAGCTgctgctgttttctttttctttaaag GTTGCAGTTGTTCAGAAGCGGAGCACAGGCTGTTTGCAGCCTTGTTTGCCAACTACAATCAGTTTATCAGACCAGTGGCGAATGTGTCAGACCCTGCCATCATTCAGTTTGAGGTATCCATGTCACAGCTAGTGAAGGTG GATGAAGTGAACCAGATAATGGAGACCAACTTGTGGCTGAAACAT ATCTGGAACGATTACAAACTTAAGTGGAATCCAGAGGAATATGGAGGTGCTGAGTTTATTCGAGTCCCATCTGATAGGATCTGGAAGCCAGACATTGTCTTATATAACAA TGCAGTTGGGGACTTCCAAGTTGATGACAAGACAAAAGCCTTATTGAAATACACAGGAGAAGTGACCTGGATACCTCcagctatttttaaaagttcatgTAAAATAGATGTAACCTACTTTCCATTTGACTACCAAAACTGCACCATGAAGTTTGGTTCCTGGTCTTATGATAAAGCTAAAATTGACTTAGTTTTAATTGGCTCTACAATGAACCTCAAAGACTACTGGGAGAGTGGAGAATGGGCTATTATTAAAGCTCCTGGATATAAACATGACATTAAGTACAACTGTTGTGAAGAGATATATCCAGATATCACCTATTCTCTTTATATTAGGCGCCTGCCTTTATTTTATACCATCAACATGATTATCCCATGTCTGTTGATTTCTTTCTTAACTGTTTTGGTGTTCTACTTGCCTTCAGACTGTGGTGAGAAGGTGACACTATGCATATCAGTCCTTTTATCCTTAACTGTATTTCTCCTAGTGATCACAGAGACCATCCCTTCTACCTCTTTGGTGATCCCACTTATTGGAGAATACCTCCTCTTCACCATGATATTTGTAACTCTTTCCATTGTCATTACTGTGTTTGTACTTAATGTACACTATAGAACACCGAAGACACACACAATGCCTGAGTGGGTGAAGACCATTTTCTTGAACTTACTTCCCAAGATCATGTTTATGACCAGGCCTGCCAGTGATGAAGAGAATAATCAGAAGCCAaagccactttacagtgctgagcTCTCAGACTTAAATTGCTTCAGCAGCTCTGAAACCAAATGCTGCAAAGATGGCTTTATATGTCAAGATATAACATGCAGCTGTTGTCAGTATCAACGAATAAAGTtttctgacttcagtggcaatCTTACAAGGAGTACAAGCTATGACTCGGTAGATGCTCTGCTTTCGTTTTCAGTTTTGTCACCAGAAATGAGAGATGCCATTGAAAGTGTCAAATACATTGCAGAGAATATGAAAATGCAGAATGAAGCCAAAGAG ATTCAGGATGACTGGAAGTATGTTGCCATGGTAATTGATCGCATTTTTCTGTGGGTTTTTATTCTGGTATGTATTCTAGGAACAGCGGGATTGTTCTTACAACCATTGATGGCTGGAGATGAAATGTAG